The Henckelia pumila isolate YLH828 chromosome 2, ASM3356847v2, whole genome shotgun sequence genome includes a window with the following:
- the LOC140882407 gene encoding uncharacterized protein encodes MVANTDYDEPGDPREFIWVEYDKFAPENHKVSAFITSQFKIQTCEEGISWKHVTQAQRQWYWDKFVKNYRWEEKDDPQIRQVWYNNTKELYRQTIHKWRSKRKHPESVNEEQWENWTSIWDSAGWKKTSAKYKKNKNSEPAGPGTGTTKHIAGSKSYAMHVLTMRKQLKKEPTSWEIFLHTHQRPDGTFVDERSRQIHEQMDAYFEQAMTPFEDGTMPDAPSSHEINKQFMTIIGGPRKGKLYGLSTVASTIYPEAMTPRPRGSVGAGSSLHALREEARKSRDEARESREEARAATQRAKEADEWAVEARREREELRARVSSLEESVRVLVGGMPRGSHSRHSSQGRGSTQLPQVSPHTGRSSQGSREESRSSPASRGSPEDRFIDGEGFDGGQIDHHTRGHRSRHVHHISTWRST; translated from the exons ATGGTAGCAAATACAGATTATGATGAGCCTGGGGATCCTAGGGAGTTCATATGGGTGGAATATGACAA GTTTGCGCCTGAAAATCACAAAGTATCCGCCTTTATCACATCACAATTCAAAATACAAACATGTGAGGAAGGAATATCTTGGAAACATGTGACGCAAGCTCAACGACAATGGTATTGGGATAAGTTTGTG AAGAACTACAGATGGGAGGAGAAAGATGACCCACAGATCCGGCAAGTTTGGTATAATAATACGAAAGAACTTTACCGTCAAACCATCCACAAATGGCGATCGAAGAGGAAACATCCAGAGTCAGTCAATGAAGAACAGTGGGAAAATTGGACTTCTATTTGGGATAGTGCAGGTTGGAAGAAGACGTCTGCCAAGTACAAGAAAAACAAAAACTCCGAGCCAGCGGGTCCAGGGACCGGCACGACAAAACATATTGCGGGATCAAAGTCTTATGCCATGCATGTACTCACTATG CGTAAGCAATTGAAAAAGGAGCCTACAAGCTGGGAGATATTTTTGCACACACATCAGAGACCAGATGGCACCTTTGTGGATGAGCGCTCAAGACAGATTCAT GAACAAATGGACGCTTATTTTGAGCAGGCTATGACTCCATTTGAGGATGGGACTATGCCCGATGCACCTTCATCCCACGAGATTAATAAACAGTTTATGACCATCATTGGTGGCCCAAGAAAGGGGAAGTTATATGGTTTGTCAACGGTAGCGTCTACGATATATCCCGAGGCCATGACTCCTCGTCCGCGAGGCTCTGTCGGCGCAGGGTCATCTTTACATGCTTTACGTGAGGAGGCACGTAAATCACGAGATGAGGCACGTGAATCACGAGAGGAGGCACGAGCAGCTACGCAAAGGGCCAAAGAAGCAGATGAGTGGGCAGTAGAAGCACGTCGAGAGCGCGAGGAGTTGAGGGCACGCGTGTCCTCGTTGGAGGAGTCGGTTCGTGTACTAGTTGGTGGTATGCCACGTGGATCCCACAGCAGACATTCGTCACAGGGCCGAGGATCAACACAGCTACCTCAGGTTTCACCACATACAGGGAGGTCGTCACAAGGTAGCAGGGAAGAGAGTAGGAGTTCTCCTGCGTCTAGGGGGTCACCGGAGGACAGGTTCATCGATGGAGAGGGGTTCGACGGCGGACAGATAGATCATCACACAAGGGGCCATCGTTCCAGGCACGTGCATCATATCAGCACATGGAGGAGTACTTGA